Within Rhipicephalus microplus isolate Deutch F79 chromosome 9, USDA_Rmic, whole genome shotgun sequence, the genomic segment TCCTTAAACTGTCGGTCAGAGGACTGGCGATCTGTGAATATTTGGGGATATAGTGTTGGTAATATCCAGTGAGGCCTAGAAAGGCCCTGATATCAGTTTTAGTGACAGGTCGGGGATAGTTCTCGATGGCGGCAAGTTTTACCTCGTGGGGCCGCCGGCATCCTCGCCCAACAATGTGCCCTAGATACTCTACTTCCGCCTGTCCCAATTGACACTTTTCTGCTTTAACAGTGAGGCCCGCGTTCCTTAAGCGCGTCAAGACGTCCCGCAAGTGGCTCAGGTGTTTTTCCCAGCTGTCCGAAAACACTGCAATATCATCTAGATAAGGAACAGCGTAGTTCTCTGCTCCCGCCAGCACACGATCCATGAGCCGTGAAAAGCAAAAGGGCGCGTTTTTGAGCCCAAAACTCATGACCAGGGGTCGGAAAGTGCCCAAGGGGGAGATAAACGCTGCGTATTTACTGGCTCGTTCggtcataggcacctgccagtagccgcgtGTGAGGTCTAGCGTGGAGACGTACTGAGCCCTGCTAACAGTTTCCACTCTCTCCTCTACGTTGGGAATAGGGTACAGCTGGTCTCGCGTGACGGCATTCAGTttccgataatcgatgcagggtCTCGGTTCCTTCCCGGGTGCTTCCACCAGTATTAGAGGGGAGGTGTACTCACTCTCCGACGGGACGATGACACCAATTTCCAACATTCTTTGAATCTCGCGTGCGAGAATTTCCCTTTGCCTGGGTGACACGCGATAAGGCCGTGAAAGAATGGGTTCATTAGAAGTTAGTTCAATGTCGTGCTCAACTAAATCGGTTCTTCCTGGCCGGTCGACGAAAGCTCCCTCAAACTCGCGCAGTAGGTTCTCCAGTTCTCTTTTCTGTTCTGCATTCAAATTCGAGTTACTGGTGACCGTGTCTAGCAAGATGTCGAGGGACTGAGAATCAGAAGCCTGCCCGGGAAAAGGAAAATCTGTCTCTAATTCCTCCGGAACGTTAAGCGCGAGTTGAACTACTGCTGACCGCTGGTGGTAAGGTTTCATCAAGTTTGAATGGTAAATCTTTACCTCTTTCCGCCTTCCCGGTAGTTTGACCACATAATTGGTGTCCGACAACTTCTGCATAACCTTCGCAGGGCCCTCCCACTGAACCGCGAGCTTGTTCGCTTTAGATGATGCTAAAAGCATCACCTGATCTCCTTCTGAAAACGAACGTTGACGTGCGTTCTTATCGTACAGACGTTTTGCTTTAAGCTGCGCCATTGTCATGTTCGCCTCAACGAGTTCTCTGCAGGTCTGAAGTCGCCCGAGTAAGCCCAACACATACTCGATCACAGTGGGATCCTCACCCCTCCCTTCCCAAGATTCTCGCAGCATGCGAAGTGGGGTCCTTAGAGATCTCCCATATACTAGCTCAGCGGGACTAAAGCCGGTGGCCTCGTGCGGCACAGACCTCAGGGCAAACATGGTGGCTGGCAAGCATGCTTCCCAATCTTTCCGATTCTCGTAGCACAATGCCCGTAATACCCTTTTGAGAACCGAGTGCCATGCTTCTACTGAATTGCTCTGAGGATGTCTGACGGAACTGTGTATTATCCTAATGCCACACCTCTCCAAGAATGTGGTAGTTAGTGCGCTAGTAAACACACTGCCCTGGTCGCTCTGTAACTCTGACGGGAAGCCTACTCTCGAAAACACTGAAAGCAAAGCATCCACTATTTCTACAGATGACTGCTCCTTCAAGGGAACCGCCTCCGGGAATTTTGTGGCAGGACATATCAAGGTTAAGATGTAGCGGTACCCTGACTTTGTCACAGGCAGGGGGCCCACAACGTCCACGACAAGGCGGCGGAAAGGTTCACTAATGAGTGGCACCAACTTTAAGGGCGCTTTCTGCTGGTCGTGTGCTTTGCCTATTCTTTGGCACACATCGCAGGATTGCACATACCTCTCGGTATCCTTGAAACAATTGGGCCAATAAAACTCCCTAAGTAGACgagtcttcgttttctttttgccaaGATGGCCCGACCACCCGCCACCGTGACACAGCTCCAGTACTTTGGCTCGGTATTTCTGTGGAACCACTAATTGATCATAGTGCACCCCCTTCGAGTCTTTGTACTGACGGTACAAAATTCCGGCGCGGCGGTGCAAAAAGACGTTCTTCCGCGCCAACCCCTCCTCCACCATATCGCTCAACTTTTGCAGCGTTTTATCCTCGGCCTGTTCCGCAGCGATAACCTCCGGGCTTACTTTCGATAGCTCCAAGAACCCGCCCATGCAAGGTAGCACGGAAAGAAGGTTAACTTCCTCGCTGGCCTCACTGGAACCCTTAAAGCTGCTTTCGCCATCGCTCGGGACGTTCTCCTGATTCGCGTCTGCCCTTGTTTCGTCGGGGGCCTGTGCCTCTCTATTTTGGGAACTGCCGAGCTCCTTTGCGATCTCCTTTGCCTTAGACCGCGTTAGAGCATGTACAGTGTGTTCTCCAAAGCTCAGACCTTTCTTTCTTAACAGGTCCTCCGAGTGGTTAGAAAAAAGGTAACCGTACTGCTTCGGCAAACTTTGTGACACGGCAGCCTCTGTTTCCAGTTCTCCGAAGGGACCCTTGATGAGGACTTTGGCCACTGGCAGACACACACTGTCTTCCTGCGCTACCTGTCTGATCCACGCGCAGTCTCCGGTGAACCCATCCGCGGGCACGTAAGATGGGTGTATTACATCCATAGTGGCCGCAGAATCGCGTAGAACCCGGCAATTTTGCCCATTGACAGTCATCTCTCTTAAGTACGGTTCAAGTAACCTCATGTTCTCATCAGTATGGTTAAAAAGGGAGAAAACGAGTTTTTCCTTACGGCAACCCACTGCTAAGTGCCCCGGTTCATTACATCGATAGCACACAATGGGTTTCTTTGCCTCAAATGCTCTGTCGCGATTCTTATCCTGTTCTTTCTCTTTGCCAGCGCGTCCACTCATGGTCGATTCCCCGTGCGTGTCTTTTTCATTCGTCCCTCCTGGTGCAATAGGGGCATAACTGTTGCGCTCAGACTGCTTAGAATTCTCACGGTATGGTTTCTTTGCGGGTTTGTTGCGCTCTCTTATTTCCTCACGCCTCATGGTGTACTCTTCAGCCAGTTCTGCGGTACGCTCCAAATTCTTTTCCCCGGGCTGATCTAATACCCATAAGCGTGCTTCGTCACTTAGAACGTTCAGAAATTGCTCCGTGCAAATCAACTCGACTACCTTGTCATGGTCTCCAAAAGCTCCCTCGCccttaagccactcggtgagatTGCACCTCAGACTGTATGCAAAATCGGCAAATGATTCACTGCTACGTTTGCTACTATTTCTGAAACGTCGTCGGAAAGCTTCAGCAGACAGCCGATACCTCTTTAGTAGCGCACGCTTTACAATATCGTAGTCATTCGCCTCATCTCGCGGCAAACGAGCCAgtacatccgctgcctcgcatggAAGCACGGTCAAGAGCATTTGTGCCCATAACTCACGCTCAAACTTGCCTTCGCAACTTCTCTCAAAATTGACCAAAAATAACCCGATATCCTCTCCCATCTTAAAAGGATTCAGGAGGTCTTTTATTTTTGGTGCCTTGCTTACTGGAGCATTGAGTGTTGCGCCTCCTGAGGTAGTTGCCCGAGCTATTTCTAAGTCTAGGCGCTTCTTATCCAGTTCGTGCTTGCGCTCGCGCTCGCGCACGCGTTCCTGCTCTTCTTTATGGCGCTCGCGCTCCtgatcttccctttttttttttatatcctccCACAACTCCACGATCTCCTCGTCATCTCTGCTTGCCTCCATAGCCCTGATGACTTCCGCCTTTTTAAGATGTTTCCCGCAATCAATCCCGAATTCCCCGCATATCACGTCTAGGTCCGATCTGTGCAACTTTCTCCAAGCCATGGCTGCTACTTTTCTGCCGACAAGTTTCTCAAGGGAAAGCGTTGAAGCAAGGTTCCCGTGAACAGGCTTCCAACACTCTTGTTACCAGGAAGAACTAATTTAAGCCTGGCAACTCTCAAGGAGAAAAGGTCGTGCACTCACCAAGCCGGAGTCGAATTCCTGCGCAgatcatctcaccgctgccatccactgttgtgactgggggaatttgtcgggccttgagccatccaagggtcagggcgaagacgggccgaggagccggagctgataacttgaacgatttatttacactattttacatgatgttgaaggtagcgtgttacatggagTAAGCATCATACTAGATGATGGAAGGAAGCTCTCTCTCCGAGCGTCctgcgctcgcgtttttatgccccccgaagagagaaagtcacaccgcctccttcccaacctgggaagggaggagaggcccgcccagttcgctgcccggcgagggtgtaacacacacaatacacgacaccactggcacagtgcgagaacggggagtcggacgcgccgagatgactcctcgaggaaacatcgctcgggaaaggcgccatggaacgtgaggaatgtccccgaagatgaatacaaagcgctcggctcattgtccgctgaatgttgacgacccaagcaatgaccactccttctaggcagcccagacagcgaacagcccccccccccggtaatctgtcggtcgtgcgtgcccaaagggctttttggcaagacgagccgacgactccaaggaattcgcagcactactgctgtgttgttgccgattctggacgtctcaggacgcgctgcgaagccggaaccattccacgcgtccaagcggcgcccagacaTGGGGGCCGATCACAACAAGGCAAAGAATGAGTGATGTAACTGGATGTATGAAGACCAGACGTGCGTATAAAGATtggtattgttctttttttttatgcacgCAAAGACGCCCTTGGTGAACCTGAAAGAGGTCTGGGTGTGTGTAGGAGTGGGAGGGGTCACCAGTGTTCCGACGGTGTGTCTCCCGCAGAGGAGCTTCTGTAATACGTGGGAATTTACGTACAGTACCAAAAAGGTTAAAAAAATATACCAAAAAGGTAAAACCAGCAAAAGAATAAAGTGGTAGTTCTACGGACAATAATCAGAGGTGAACTTCAGAGGTCCATCATTGGTGTTGAACTATTTGCCATTGGACGACAGCCTTTTGTATCACCGCTGTATTCTGTAAAACCGCGATTGTCCGACTCTCGCTTCTGCGATGTAAGTTCTTGCGTACGATCGTTTTTGCGAATATGAGCCTGGAAGAGCGAGTAGCTAGTTCATTTCGGTCAAAGACGTTGACAAAGTCGAAGGCAGAATCGAAGTCACCAGGCCGCTGTCTACAGGGGCCAGTCCTGACGCTGAACATATCAAGAGTGAAAGCAATCACCCAATGGCAACAAATTTCtttagaaagaaaagaaaaagttctCATGGGTTCGAGGCCCCCACGTTTCACGAAGACGAGTAGAACTAAGATTACATAATACCGCGAAAGCCGCCACGCGGCGTGACGTAGAAGTCACGTGATAGCTAAGCCAAAAAAATAAAAGCCAACTCACGTTGATGCTGTCGTTGACGTGCTTCTCGTCCCGGTCCAGCAGGTTGAGCCCGATGGTAAGCGTCTCAACGCAAGATGGCGACCGCTTGTGCGACGAcgccttcttttccttcttctctttcttgTCCTTCTTCTTGTCCTTGcccttcttgtccttcttgccgGCCTCGGCGTCAGACTCGCCGCCAGCCTCCTTGCCGCCAGCGTCCGAGCCGGGCTCGGCCGTGGCAGCGTTCGAGTCCTCGCCCTTAGAGCCTGAGTCTCCGCCCTTGAGCTCGAGCTCAATCTTCTCCTTGGCCTCGTCGGCCGCCTTGATGTCGCCGCCACCCACGTCCTCGAGCAGAGGCAGCGTCGACTCGTTCAGGTTGGCCCGAGAGCCCGACCGGGAGCTCTTGTCTTTCGACTCCATTGATTTACGTGTCGGAGTTTTGTGGCTGTCTATTACACTGAGGAAGGCGCTAGAGTTCAACGAACTATTTCGGTGATCTCCGGCTTGTGTTCGTTCCTTGTGGCAGTTTCACCTGCACAGACAAAGAGAGTGGTTCAGGTAAGTAGACGGTACgcataaaaaaaacataattcaCATTAGAGGCATAAAGGATAAATGGTCTAATATAGGTATACAAAAGCAAAACGTAGTCGTTTTAATGGTGGAGTAGTAGCACGCTGTTAAACATACTTCGAGGCACGccaccaaatttttttttgttttttaacggCCCGCGCCGTTGACCAACATCTAGTCATTTCATATTTTCAACAGCTTAGCGCAGAAAATATGTATCTGTGTTATAAATAGGCATCTTCAGGTTCAGGTCCAGCTACTAATAAGTGTTGGTAAAGACAAGTAGCTTTAAAGAGCCTCTATGTGTGTTTTTTGTTAGTGTACACATTTTAAAAAGTCGTCCACCTATGCAGGATCCCCGGAGacatgcgaaagaaaaaaaaatactttacgAATCATTGCTTAACACATATCTTCTAAGTTGGTTGGGCTCATTCTTCCTTGGTTAGGTGGTCCGTGCAAACACCACAGTGCAGTGTGCCCCATGTATCATTCTGCTACGAGTTGCTGTTGACAGAACAACGCGCGCTGTGTCTCTTGCGGCGCCCGCTATAAGAAGAAGGGAAGCGGCGGTGGCAGCAAAGGAAGAGCGGCGGCCTTGCGACTTCGTGCTCATCGGGCGTACATCCGGCGCCTCCTCAAAAGGGCGACCTCGCCGGCTTTGCGCGATCACATACTGCCCCGTTGCGTGTTCCTTTAGCGGTTTATCAACATCCACGACTTTTTTTATTCTCCGTCGAagttatacttttttttttgtcgtcacaGAATAAAGCTGGTGCTTACAAGGACTCAGTATCATCCCAAATGCACAGCATAATGATCAAGTTCGATGATCAGTACTACAGCGAAAATCATGAGTCTATAGAGGTAAAGTATAGGGTACACCTTCTTTTGTCTTTATTATTGCTGTTGTTTCTTATGACTCATTTCTTAACGCGGAGCCGTTGCAGATTCCTGCAAAGGGGTTGCCATATACAGGGGGTATTTCAAGATGTCGTTTTTCCTGGAGGGCACACAGCAGCTAGGAGGAGAGAATGCAACGGATGTCCACAGCCTTCCTATGACCCACTCAACTTCTCAACACGTGTTTACGGGATGATCAGGCTGAACACTTGCCCGCTATATATGCAAGGCTAAACCCACCTGCTGCAACGTCACAGCCACCAGCATCGCCACCACCACTCACTTACTACACCTTCCTTAAGTTAAATGGCCAGCAAAACAGCACTGAGGTCCAAAAACTAATACAAAAATAAATACGTACACTTGTGCTTGGGGAACATTCTGCCACAggaattttgcgaatacgtgctacATCAAAGAAGTTACATCGGTTAGAACATCGGTTCCAGCTGGTTTAAATTTTTTGTGCGGCCTCGCCATTCTTCTCCCACACAGTGAGGGGAAAGCGTATAGCCCGTCGCCGcgactggtttagaccaatcaaagagctgcgtgctacgtgacgtcaccGATCGGCGACTTTGCGTCACTGCGCGCGAAAGGAGGATTTGTCAAGTGTAGGAAAGGAGGTGCGGCGCGGTACCGTGCAAGTGCTGTAATATTCGGAAAAAACGTGATCGCCGCGGTCTACTCTACGAGTTGTCGAGCTTTCTTGGGGGTTGTGAAAAAATGAGGTTGGAGCCATGGTTGACTGGTCCTGTTTATAAGCTCACCGAGACGTTTAGCGgtgcgataaaaaaaagagagttttagtactgcgtacgctgcgtacgtggcggcgttgcgtacgtaaggacgccacgttctgcgtagtgcgcatgcgcagaccgcaacgcgcacgtatcgcgttac encodes:
- the LOC119163836 gene encoding uncharacterized protein LOC119163836; amino-acid sequence: MESKDKSSRSGSRANLNESTLPLLEDVGGGDIKAADEAKEKIELELKGGDSGSKGEDSNAATAEPGSDAGGKEAGGESDAEAGKKDKKGKDKKKDKKEKKEKKASSHKRSPSCVETLTIGLNLLDRDEKHVNDSINLVFEDVLAEPDASHGFDGAWKLTYLVFSTTRLWCYRLLAALLALPCGLTWGLLFSLLSLVHVWLLTPALRVLDVFLHVVHRVWGGLVRTLLDPVFQSIGKVAGDVRVTRTQVYPKNDFAHDP